From the genome of Scytonema hofmannii PCC 7110, one region includes:
- a CDS encoding eIF2A-related protein: protein MCPRAVGTSRSTYTQQTSAAKLWLLLVGVNQYQDERLPNLNYSALDCQGLAKALVGATEHFPQKEIKIYHDFAPQLPYLDTVRASLQEISTAARPQDTILFYFSGHGIFVPNTYQTFLCLANTQKDDILNTGLAIQELLQLLGKCPAQNQLVWLDACHSGGMTLRGATVAEPLLNATRQLVEVLQKVAATSKGFYALLSCDTDQQSWEFPELGHGVFTYYLMRGLQGEAADSQGAISADGLYRYVYHQTLQYIDKTNQQLRLINQQKRGKGDTQLFREYPLQTPKRIVEGVGELILGSIGAIEESRPKRQALVAEGWSGTQTTLAFCKVLRSAGGFELEYLPRQGKATAKEVREAIQEFLYLPNQKQHKTEKPATVLLYLRGRLEETPTGEVALVLSEDVWLSRAWLRQQLRRSQAAQQIIILDFLAGESDRTLLQEWIEDLQIGSEKAQCIIAANSPRHNLEQFADALVNTLTTASKPNGLSIAGWITQLQVRLAGAFPLHIWLSGTQGIIEIIPAFTETRSQKKAAALDLGICPYKGLEAFGEEDVQYFYGRETLTQQLINDLARNSFLAVVGASGSGKSSVVQAGLMTQLRSGKQLPGSENWWIKSFRPSARPLEALSRRLAASGQEDKGTRGRGEVGGEMTSSSPHLILEGLLYQGVEGFVYWVRSRPEPMVVLVVDQFEELFTLAPDEDRKRFLELVLGAIKYASDRFKLVITLRADFIAPCLEVPALAILLQQSSVLVPPRLSHDDYRRVIVNPAEQVGLKVESGLVEILLQELNDSVGNLPLLEFVLQQLWEYRQEGELTLAAYQQHLGGIKGALEQKAQAVYDGLDSLARDCARWIFLSLTQLGEGTEDTKRRVLKSDLVVKKYPAPLVERTLQALTAVKLIVVNLEDEGKVGGDKGDKGNQEEIPPALSLPANAVTIEVAHEILIRHWSTLRWWLEENRSKLRLQRQIEQAAVLWKHKDEQSDFLLRGVRLAEAEEIYVKYTDELSDDVQRFIAACLEERQRQQLEQKKRLRQAQRAVAVMSVLGVTATGFGGLAYFKQQAAQVREVAALNASSEALLLSNRQMEALIASVKAGEQFKQVFAPAKDVELATVATLQQAVYQTQEINRLQSHAQQVNAVSFSPGRKLLASASDDSTIKIWSEDGKLISTFPAQEGRVTSIAFSPDGKFLASGSTDKTINIYSIDGKVVQILTGHSDIVTSVSFGTTLVETRHGSSLHSFSERGRQGGDFIIASGSRDKTVKLWRMDGGLINTWNAHNGWVNSVTFSPDGKFLVSGGEDNVVKLWNVADAKLMRTFTGHTERITRVKFSPDGKIIASASGDKSINLWKLDGKLWQTLGGKKGHTQQVNSISFSPDGQLVVSAAADGTIKFWSLDGTLLAAIKGHDEQVRDVNVSPDGKILASASDDKTIRFWNLTNSSRAQEDSIYSVSFSPDGKVLASAGWNGEVKLWQHKKMTSASLLKAFKSEQDIIYAAIFSSDGKTLATAGDNKSIKIWNLRNNQLIKTLTGHEKRVTSISFSPDNEIIASGSADKTIKLWRLADGKLLKTLSGHNDEVTSVGFSRDGKMLASGSYDNTVKLWGVDGTLVKTLKGHSLAIAHLSFSPDGKTIASASWDNTIKLWKVPDGGLVNTLTGHTNGVKSLSFSSNSQILASGSADGTIKLWNAMDGTLMKTLLGHTGEVNSVSFSPDNKLLVSGGNAGMMLWNLDLDNLMQQGCTKLKNYLKNNPNVSESDRNICQASK from the coding sequence ATGTGTCCACGCGCAGTTGGTACTAGTCGCTCAACCTACACTCAACAAACAAGTGCTGCTAAACTTTGGCTACTACTGGTGGGAGTTAACCAGTACCAAGATGAGCGACTCCCAAATCTGAACTACTCAGCCTTGGATTGTCAGGGGTTAGCAAAAGCTTTGGTTGGAGCAACCGAGCATTTTCCGCAAAAAGAGATAAAAATTTACCATGATTTTGCTCCACAATTACCTTACTTAGACACTGTTCGTGCTAGCCTTCAAGAAATCTCCACGGCTGCTCGCCCACAAGACACAATTCTATTTTATTTCTCCGGTCATGGAATATTTGTGCCAAACACTTATCAAACATTCCTATGTTTGGCAAATACTCAAAAAGATGACATACTCAACACGGGTTTAGCCATACAAGAACTGTTGCAATTGTTGGGGAAATGTCCGGCACAAAATCAGCTAGTCTGGCTTGATGCCTGTCATAGTGGTGGAATGACACTTAGGGGCGCAACCGTAGCAGAACCTTTACTGAATGCTACACGTCAACTGGTGGAAGTTTTGCAGAAAGTCGCTGCGACGAGTAAAGGATTTTATGCCCTGCTTTCTTGTGACACCGATCAGCAATCTTGGGAGTTTCCAGAACTAGGGCATGGGGTATTTACTTATTATTTGATGCGCGGATTGCAGGGAGAGGCAGCAGATTCACAAGGAGCGATTTCTGCTGATGGTCTTTATCGCTATGTTTATCACCAAACTCTACAATATATAGATAAAACGAACCAACAACTGCGCCTGATTAATCAGCAGAAACGTGGCAAAGGGGACACTCAGTTGTTTCGGGAATATCCCTTACAAACTCCTAAACGAATTGTTGAAGGCGTTGGGGAACTGATTCTTGGTTCAATTGGGGCAATTGAGGAATCACGTCCCAAAAGGCAAGCACTTGTTGCAGAAGGATGGAGCGGTACTCAAACAACACTTGCTTTTTGTAAAGTTTTGCGTAGTGCTGGTGGCTTTGAGTTGGAGTATTTACCTCGACAGGGGAAAGCAACTGCTAAAGAGGTTCGAGAAGCAATTCAAGAATTTTTGTATTTACCAAACCAAAAACAACATAAAACTGAAAAACCAGCAACAGTATTGTTGTATTTGCGCGGACGATTGGAGGAAACCCCTACAGGAGAAGTTGCCTTAGTACTTTCAGAAGATGTTTGGTTGAGCCGCGCTTGGTTGAGACAACAGTTACGTCGCTCTCAAGCCGCCCAACAGATTATCATTTTAGATTTTTTGGCGGGGGAGAGCGATCGCACCCTCCTACAGGAATGGATTGAAGATTTGCAAATCGGCTCTGAAAAAGCACAATGTATTATTGCTGCGAACTCGCCCCGTCACAATTTAGAACAATTTGCAGATGCTCTGGTAAATACTCTCACAACAGCTTCTAAACCGAATGGCTTATCAATAGCGGGTTGGATTACTCAATTGCAAGTCCGCTTGGCTGGAGCTTTTCCACTCCACATTTGGCTATCAGGTACGCAAGGTATTATCGAAATTATACCTGCATTTACCGAGACACGCAGTCAGAAGAAAGCGGCAGCATTGGACTTAGGTATTTGCCCTTACAAAGGTTTAGAAGCTTTTGGTGAAGAAGACGTTCAGTATTTTTACGGTAGAGAAACCTTAACCCAACAGTTGATTAACGACTTAGCACGCAATTCATTCCTGGCGGTGGTAGGAGCTTCTGGTAGTGGGAAATCCTCCGTCGTACAGGCGGGATTAATGACTCAACTGCGTTCTGGTAAACAATTACCTGGTAGCGAAAATTGGTGGATCAAAAGTTTTAGACCTAGCGCCCGACCCCTAGAAGCGTTATCGCGACGATTGGCGGCTTCGGGACAAGAGGACAAGGGGACAAGGGGACGAGGGGAAGTAGGGGGAGAAATGACCTCCTCATCTCCTCACCTGATACTAGAAGGGTTACTCTACCAAGGGGTAGAGGGTTTTGTCTACTGGGTACGCAGCCGCCCGGAACCAATGGTAGTTTTGGTGGTAGATCAGTTTGAAGAACTTTTCACTCTTGCTCCTGATGAAGATAGAAAGCGATTTTTAGAACTTGTGTTGGGTGCGATAAAATACGCTTCTGACAGGTTTAAATTAGTCATCACTTTACGAGCAGACTTCATCGCCCCCTGCTTGGAAGTACCAGCACTGGCTATACTACTACAACAGTCGAGTGTACTGGTTCCTCCCAGATTGAGTCATGATGACTACCGCCGTGTTATTGTCAACCCAGCCGAACAAGTCGGTCTAAAAGTAGAATCTGGACTCGTGGAAATTCTTTTACAGGAGTTAAACGACTCTGTAGGAAATTTACCGCTCTTAGAATTTGTACTGCAACAGTTGTGGGAATACCGCCAGGAGGGCGAGCTAACTTTAGCCGCTTATCAGCAACATCTTGGGGGAATTAAAGGTGCTCTAGAACAAAAGGCACAAGCAGTTTACGATGGTTTAGATAGTCTTGCACGAGATTGCGCTCGCTGGATTTTTCTGTCACTGACTCAGTTAGGAGAGGGTACAGAAGATACAAAGCGAAGGGTATTGAAGTCGGATCTGGTTGTGAAAAAATATCCCGCCCCTTTGGTGGAAAGAACATTGCAAGCTTTAACTGCGGTAAAACTCATAGTCGTCAATCTGGAGGATGAGGGGAAAGTAGGCGGGGACAAGGGGGACAAGGGGAACCAGGAGGAAATACCACCTGCTTTGTCTCTACCTGCAAATGCGGTGACTATAGAAGTTGCTCATGAAATTCTCATTCGTCACTGGTCAACATTGCGTTGGTGGCTGGAGGAAAATCGCAGTAAATTGCGGCTACAACGTCAAATTGAGCAAGCAGCCGTTTTGTGGAAGCACAAAGACGAACAATCTGATTTTTTATTGCGGGGCGTGCGTCTGGCTGAGGCGGAAGAAATTTATGTCAAATACACTGATGAATTGTCTGACGATGTCCAACGGTTTATTGCGGCTTGTCTGGAGGAAAGACAACGACAACAACTCGAGCAAAAGAAGCGATTGCGACAAGCTCAAAGGGCTGTTGCAGTTATGAGCGTACTTGGTGTTACAGCGACGGGTTTTGGTGGATTGGCTTATTTCAAACAACAAGCAGCCCAGGTTAGGGAAGTTGCTGCTTTGAATGCATCATCTGAAGCGCTGCTATTATCCAATCGTCAGATGGAAGCATTAATCGCAAGCGTGAAAGCTGGGGAACAGTTTAAGCAAGTTTTTGCACCTGCAAAAGATGTGGAGCTAGCAACTGTGGCGACTCTCCAGCAAGCCGTTTACCAAACTCAAGAGATTAACCGCTTGCAAAGTCACGCTCAACAAGTGAATGCTGTTAGTTTTAGCCCTGGGCGTAAACTTCTCGCCTCCGCCAGCGATGATTCTACTATAAAAATTTGGAGTGAAGATGGCAAATTAATCTCTACTTTCCCAGCCCAGGAAGGTAGAGTGACGAGTATCGCTTTTAGTCCGGATGGTAAATTTCTTGCCTCTGGAAGTACTGATAAAACTATCAATATATATTCTATTGATGGCAAGGTAGTACAAATTTTGACAGGACATAGTGATATCGTTACGAGTGTTAGTTTTGGGACAACCCTTGTGGAGACGCGCCATGGCTCGTCTCTACATTCTTTTTCGGAGAGGGGAAGACAGGGCGGAGACTTTATCATTGCATCTGGTAGCAGAGATAAAACTGTGAAACTCTGGCGCATGGATGGCGGGTTAATTAACACATGGAATGCCCATAACGGCTGGGTTAATAGTGTTACCTTTAGTCCAGATGGTAAGTTTCTTGTCTCTGGTGGTGAAGATAACGTTGTCAAACTTTGGAATGTAGCTGATGCTAAATTAATGAGAACTTTTACCGGACATACAGAACGGATTACTCGTGTCAAATTTAGCCCTGATGGTAAAATTATTGCCTCTGCTAGTGGTGATAAAAGTATCAATTTATGGAAGTTGGATGGTAAATTATGGCAAACTCTGGGGGGTAAAAAGGGTCATACTCAGCAAGTCAACAGTATTAGCTTTAGCCCGGATGGTCAACTTGTTGTTTCTGCTGCTGCTGACGGTACTATTAAGTTTTGGAGTTTAGATGGTACTTTGTTGGCAGCTATTAAAGGGCATGATGAACAAGTTAGAGATGTAAATGTTAGCCCTGATGGTAAAATTCTTGCTTCTGCCAGTGATGATAAAACTATTCGGTTTTGGAACTTAACCAATAGTAGCAGAGCGCAAGAAGATAGTATTTATAGTGTGAGTTTTAGCCCGGATGGCAAAGTTTTGGCCTCTGCTGGATGGAATGGAGAAGTCAAATTATGGCAGCATAAAAAAATGACGAGTGCGTCTTTATTGAAAGCTTTTAAGAGCGAGCAAGATATCATTTATGCTGCGATTTTTAGTTCTGATGGGAAAACTTTAGCAACAGCTGGTGACAATAAAAGTATTAAAATTTGGAATCTAAGAAATAACCAGTTAATTAAAACATTAACAGGGCATGAAAAAAGAGTGACTAGTATCAGTTTCAGCCCAGATAATGAAATCATTGCCTCTGGAAGTGCAGATAAAACAATTAAGCTATGGCGTCTTGCTGATGGCAAGTTATTAAAAACACTGTCAGGACATAATGATGAGGTGACAAGTGTCGGTTTCAGCCGGGATGGTAAGATGTTAGCTTCTGGCAGCTATGATAATACTGTGAAACTTTGGGGTGTGGATGGCACTTTGGTGAAAACTTTGAAGGGTCATAGTTTAGCGATCGCACACCTTAGTTTCAGTCCAGATGGCAAAACCATAGCTTCAGCAAGTTGGGATAACACCATCAAACTTTGGAAAGTTCCAGATGGTGGGTTAGTTAATACTCTCACAGGGCATACAAACGGTGTAAAGAGCTTGAGTTTCAGTTCAAACAGTCAGATACTAGCTTCTGGTAGCGCTGATGGTACTATCAAACTATGGAACGCCATGGATGGTACTTTGATGAAAACGCTATTGGGACATACTGGTGAAGTGAATAGCGTCAGTTTCAGTCCAGATAATAAACTGTTAGTTAGTGGTGGGAATGCTGGCATGATGTTGTGGAATTTAGACTTAGATAATCTTATGCAGCAGGGATGTACAAAGCTAAAGAATTACCTAAAAAATAATCCGAATGTGAGTGAGAGCGATCGTAATATTTGTCAAGCATCCAAATAA
- a CDS encoding pentapeptide repeat-containing protein, producing MSVRRKLLIRIATLAALLGAIATFAKLYPFEGVGEWTGIGKDSNKSVTTEQEINPKTKEVIKITKKETENFQSSKTLWDWLQLGGAIAIPFALFYFEQREQRRSDKRAQEEKEQAEEQAKSEKEIADKNLREQALEAYIDQMSELLIDKKLKVLIDKKLEKSDPEYLVLDAALDIVRARTLSMLRRLDKDEERKESIVRFLVDVGLTSNLDLSTANLSGVNLSGVNLSGANLSGADLSSADLSSANLSSTDLSNANLSSADLSSTDLSSADLSSAILGDAILIHANLVNANLSSVILRYADFVNANLSSAILKDAYLRDADFKDAVLIDANLFDACLRNANLKDANLKDANLSLADLFDANLFDVKNLTPEQVKEAQNWEKAKYSEEFRKQLGLPPEPAK from the coding sequence TTGTCCGTTAGGCGAAAGCTATTGATACGAATTGCTACCCTAGCTGCCTTGCTTGGAGCGATCGCAACTTTTGCAAAACTGTATCCCTTTGAGGGTGTTGGTGAGTGGACTGGTATCGGAAAAGACTCAAATAAATCAGTAACCACAGAGCAAGAAATCAATCCCAAAACTAAAGAAGTTATTAAAATAACAAAGAAGGAAACTGAAAACTTCCAATCTTCCAAGACTCTGTGGGATTGGTTGCAACTTGGTGGCGCGATCGCTATTCCTTTCGCACTATTTTACTTTGAACAAAGGGAACAGAGACGTTCTGATAAACGCGCTCAAGAGGAGAAAGAGCAGGCGGAAGAACAAGCTAAGAGTGAAAAAGAAATAGCAGACAAGAATTTACGTGAACAGGCGCTTGAAGCTTATATTGACCAAATGTCCGAACTGCTAATTGATAAAAAACTAAAAGTATTGATTGATAAAAAATTAGAAAAATCAGACCCCGAATACCTTGTGCTAGATGCAGCGCTTGATATAGTGCGTGCTAGAACATTATCGATGCTGCGAAGGTTAGATAAAGACGAAGAACGGAAGGAAAGCATTGTTCGATTTCTGGTTGATGTAGGACTTACAAGTAATCTGGATTTGAGCACTGCCAACCTCAGTGGTGTTAACCTCAGTGGTGTTAACCTCAGTGGTGCCAACCTCAGTGGTGCTGACCTCAGTAGTGCTGACCTCAGCAGCGCCAACCTCAGTAGTACCGACCTCAGTAATGCCAACCTCAGCAGTGCCGACCTCAGTAGTACCGACCTCAGTAGTGCCGACCTCAGCAGTGCCATCCTCGGTGATGCCATCCTCATTCATGCCAACCTCGTTAATGCCAACCTCAGCAGCGTCATCCTCAGATATGCCGACTTCGTTAATGCCAACCTCAGCAGCGCCATCCTCAAAGATGCTTACCTTAGAGACGCCGACTTCAAGGATGCCGTTCTTATCGATGCCAACCTCTTTGATGCTTGCCTTAGAAACGCCAACCTCAAAGATGCTAACCTCAAAGATGCCAACCTCAGTCTTGCCGACCTCTTTGATGCCAACCTCTTTGATGTCAAAAACCTAACTCCTGAACAAGTTAAAGAAGCCCAAAACTGGGAGAAAGCAAAGTATAGTGAGGAATTTCGTAAGCAACTGGGCTTGCCACCGGAACCTGCTAAGTAG
- a CDS encoding helix-turn-helix domain-containing protein, translating to MLERFVQQGKISVRYEKGKTRPTANFDETELARFKEELNQPGYKPAVESRQIASVEHGQKDTENSQSEELADFDEDPPDDVRQITTIKHDQQDTEVYSVGEIAEFGENPKVIEQLSAVIEALLARTGDDTRVRVGEKLLLTIAEAQELTGLPRQILRDAITEGTLKAKLIGRTWRIKRSDLEEFVEQLF from the coding sequence TTGCTAGAACGTTTCGTCCAGCAAGGAAAAATCAGCGTTCGGTATGAGAAAGGTAAGACCCGACCTACAGCCAATTTTGATGAAACGGAACTGGCAAGATTTAAAGAGGAATTGAATCAGCCTGGTTACAAACCTGCTGTAGAATCCCGCCAAATAGCGTCAGTGGAACACGGGCAGAAAGATACAGAAAATTCCCAGAGTGAGGAGTTGGCGGATTTTGACGAAGATCCACCAGATGATGTTCGCCAAATCACGACAATCAAACACGACCAGCAAGATACAGAAGTTTACTCGGTTGGCGAGATTGCGGAGTTTGGCGAGAATCCCAAAGTGATCGAACAACTGTCAGCAGTCATTGAAGCGTTATTAGCTAGGACTGGGGATGATACTCGTGTCCGCGTAGGTGAAAAGTTGCTACTAACCATTGCTGAAGCTCAAGAGTTAACTGGGTTACCTCGCCAAATTCTGAGAGACGCCATTACAGAAGGAACTCTTAAAGCCAAGCTAATTGGTCGGACTTGGCGGATTAAGCGATCAGACCTGGAAGAGTTCGTAGAACAGTTGTTCTGA
- a CDS encoding helix-turn-helix domain-containing protein — MPTQENRSGKQSKSSTVATPLPSSVAFIHNLLDEYGLDPYEFRIYAHIVRRTGGKPEGVCFASLRKTAEICKMSMRKAQQAVKVLVKANLVTQTKRTGRTDEYRVTHIGDWVPSEKLDGIRKDIAKGAKLIKDSIEDQL, encoded by the coding sequence ATGCCAACTCAGGAAAATAGGTCAGGCAAACAGTCTAAATCTTCTACAGTAGCAACCCCTCTCCCATCATCCGTCGCATTTATTCACAACCTTTTAGACGAATATGGACTAGATCCCTATGAGTTTAGAATCTATGCTCATATAGTCCGTAGAACAGGCGGTAAGCCTGAAGGAGTCTGCTTTGCAAGCCTTCGTAAGACAGCAGAGATTTGCAAAATGAGTATGCGGAAAGCTCAGCAGGCAGTAAAAGTTCTTGTCAAAGCGAATCTCGTTACACAGACTAAACGAACAGGACGTACAGATGAGTACCGAGTTACTCACATTGGTGATTGGGTACCTTCAGAAAAATTGGATGGAATTCGCAAAGACATTGCAAAAGGAGCTAAGCTGATAAAAGATTCGATAGAAGATCAGTTATAG
- a CDS encoding pentapeptide repeat-containing protein: MNSNIKLTSETKVSCPDEGLHLEINGEDFSGQNLTNRRFNGTRFNGCNFSYCILNGAKCQEAQFTGVNLSNAKFIGTNLSKAKFREVNLNSVDFTGAEVNNAEFAKCKGLHYEVKRDLESRGAKFFEDVDSPTGKVQILEKIIIPLLIGLIGSGGIIGLFSSKEQPSPIIVPSTSKSPPPRNN, encoded by the coding sequence ATGAACTCAAACATTAAATTGACAAGCGAAACTAAGGTTAGTTGCCCTGATGAAGGTTTGCATCTCGAAATTAATGGTGAAGATTTCAGTGGTCAAAATTTGACTAATCGTCGGTTTAATGGAACAAGATTTAATGGGTGCAACTTCAGCTACTGCATTCTCAATGGTGCAAAATGCCAGGAAGCACAATTTACGGGAGTCAACCTATCTAACGCTAAATTCATTGGAACTAATTTATCTAAAGCAAAGTTTAGAGAAGTTAATCTAAATTCAGTTGATTTTACGGGCGCGGAAGTGAACAACGCCGAGTTTGCCAAGTGTAAAGGCTTGCATTACGAGGTGAAGCGGGATTTAGAATCTAGGGGTGCAAAATTTTTTGAGGATGTTGATTCTCCGACAGGTAAAGTCCAGATACTGGAAAAAATTATTATCCCCCTGCTCATTGGGCTAATTGGGAGTGGTGGCATAATTGGGCTTTTTTCGTCAAAGGAGCAACCTTCTCCCATTATTGTACCATCCACCAGCAAATCCCCACCACCTAGAAACAACTAA
- a CDS encoding DnaB-like helicase N-terminal domain-containing protein: MSCFALIPAEPWKLPPQNIEVEEAVLGGILLDENAFMRVGDRLKPEHFYISAHRDIYQACAALAAKHKPTDLLSVTSWLADNGLLERIGGRNKLASLVDRTVSGVNIDALAELVITKWTCRQFGKLASLANEMQYKSDDEMTLDESFSTLLGAVKDCIKERDLEC; the protein is encoded by the coding sequence GTGTCCTGTTTTGCGCTTATCCCGGCTGAACCCTGGAAGCTGCCGCCCCAGAACATTGAGGTTGAGGAGGCGGTTTTAGGTGGAATTTTGTTAGATGAGAATGCTTTTATGCGTGTTGGAGATCGCCTCAAACCGGAGCATTTTTACATCAGCGCCCATAGGGATATTTACCAGGCTTGTGCTGCGTTGGCTGCCAAACACAAGCCAACTGACTTACTTAGTGTTACCAGTTGGCTGGCTGACAATGGCTTGCTTGAGCGTATCGGCGGCAGAAATAAGCTGGCATCGCTTGTGGATCGGACGGTTAGCGGCGTCAATATTGATGCCCTGGCTGAATTGGTCATTACCAAGTGGACGTGCCGTCAGTTTGGTAAGTTGGCAAGTCTAGCCAATGAGATGCAGTACAAGAGCGATGATGAAATGACGCTGGATGAGTCTTTCTCCACTTTGCTTGGTGCCGTTAAAGACTGCATAAAAGAACGCGATCTTGAGTGCTAA
- a CDS encoding FAD-dependent oxidoreductase, which yields MEKVAIIGAGLGGLAVAVALRKLRYDVQVYEKAQDFRPVGGGLGLLPNGLNFLDAIEPGIVETIKNSGCEVSTTVLKNTQGETIRTNPASRYQDKYGQPLITVWWWRLQQILASKLPSESIHLDHRCIGFEQDDRCVSIYFENGEQVSADLLIGADGINSAIREALIGDGKPRYLGSMSWRTVINCNQEVLNPGELGFVKGDREFMYLLNVGDGYISWLYRKLLPDFTLSQNVAEVKSRVLDRLADWGESLRSLVEATPAEQILEAPICDRLPLNSWSQGRVTLLGDAAHPMAPALGQGANSTFEDAYELALCCSQSSSIPEALATYEQRRIPRTHLIQTRSALGEMRYYTADTEAANQQMQEQSQMSPEEFQDWIFNYKLYWSKLLPIGE from the coding sequence ATGGAAAAAGTGGCGATTATTGGTGCTGGGCTTGGAGGTTTGGCTGTTGCTGTAGCACTCCGGAAACTGAGGTATGATGTTCAAGTGTACGAAAAAGCACAAGATTTTCGTCCGGTTGGTGGTGGCTTGGGTTTATTACCAAATGGTTTAAATTTCCTTGATGCTATTGAACCTGGGATAGTAGAAACTATCAAAAATTCAGGTTGCGAGGTGAGCACAACTGTTTTAAAGAATACTCAAGGTGAAACAATTCGCACTAACCCAGCAAGTAGATATCAGGATAAATATGGTCAGCCATTAATTACTGTTTGGTGGTGGCGTTTGCAGCAAATTCTGGCATCTAAACTCCCGTCGGAGAGTATTCATCTTGACCATCGCTGTATCGGTTTTGAACAAGACGATCGCTGTGTATCAATATATTTTGAGAATGGGGAACAAGTTAGTGCAGATTTACTCATTGGAGCCGATGGTATCAACTCTGCGATTAGAGAAGCTTTAATTGGAGACGGCAAACCCCGCTATTTAGGAAGTATGTCCTGGCGTACTGTGATTAATTGCAATCAAGAAGTACTTAATCCGGGTGAACTCGGATTTGTTAAAGGCGATCGAGAATTTATGTATCTGCTGAATGTTGGGGATGGGTATATTTCGTGGCTATATCGTAAGTTATTACCAGATTTTACTCTTTCCCAAAATGTGGCTGAGGTTAAATCTAGGGTTCTCGATCGATTAGCGGACTGGGGAGAATCATTGCGATCGCTTGTGGAAGCAACTCCAGCCGAGCAAATTTTGGAAGCACCGATTTGCGATCGCTTACCGCTCAACTCTTGGAGTCAAGGAAGAGTGACTCTATTAGGTGATGCGGCTCACCCAATGGCACCTGCTTTGGGACAGGGAGCAAATAGCACGTTTGAAGATGCGTATGAATTAGCGTTGTGTTGTTCCCAATCATCCAGTATTCCAGAAGCTTTAGCTACCTACGAACAACGCCGCATTCCCCGTACACATCTGATACAAACTCGTAGTGCATTGGGCGAAATGCGTTACTACACAGCCGACACAGAAGCTGCTAATCAGCAAATGCAGGAGCAGTCACAGATGAGTCCTGAAGAATTTCAAGATTGGATTTTTAATTACAAGCTTTATTGGTCGAAATTACTGCCAATTGGCGAATAA
- a CDS encoding RICIN domain-containing protein produces the protein MNTIICNCLAKIALLATVTSMTVTLPLVQKVTAQSTYRLKTQFTGNNKCLDIINDGVNNQPIMADCGNFSGQLWNVESTEYPGFYRLKTQFTGNNKCLDIINDGINNKPIMAGCGNFSGQLWKVEPTEYPGFYRLKTQFTGNNKCLDIINDGVNNKPIMAGCGNFSGQLWNLSF, from the coding sequence ATGAACACAATTATCTGCAACTGCTTGGCTAAAATTGCCTTATTAGCTACAGTCACCTCTATGACTGTAACTTTACCTTTAGTACAGAAGGTCACTGCTCAGTCAACTTATCGTTTAAAAACACAATTTACGGGCAATAACAAATGTTTGGACATTATTAACGATGGCGTAAATAATCAACCTATTATGGCTGATTGTGGGAATTTTTCCGGACAATTGTGGAACGTAGAATCTACAGAGTATCCAGGTTTTTATCGTTTGAAAACACAATTTACGGGCAATAACAAATGTTTGGATATCATTAACGATGGGATAAATAACAAACCTATTATGGCTGGATGTGGTAACTTTTCTGGACAATTGTGGAAGGTAGAACCTACAGAGTATCCAGGTTTTTATCGTTTGAAAACACAATTTACGGGCAATAACAAATGTTTGGATATCATTAATGATGGGGTAAATAACAAACCTATTATGGCTGGATGTGGTAACTTTTCCGGACAATTGTGGAATTTATCTTTCTGA